In a single window of the Fusobacterium sp. genome:
- a CDS encoding autotransporter outer membrane beta-barrel domain-containing protein, which produces ITETRNYSSNYNDISYDIYLNGRYSHNIGDNLFLEPYGTLSYTYIDQDGAKEGNKALTIETDSKSFDYTAAKVGVDLKKVIPHEKGKSTLTAGVSYTRIFSIGLNAKYTLELESGMLFDLKGTYAVERDSHNGTGKNKIKGEWIVGAGLGYKF; this is translated from the coding sequence ATAACTGAAACAAGAAATTATTCATCAAACTATAATGATATATCATATGATATCTATTTGAATGGAAGATATTCTCATAACATTGGAGATAATCTATTCCTAGAACCATATGGAACACTGTCATATACTTACATAGACCAAGATGGAGCAAAGGAAGGAAACAAAGCTTTAACTATAGAAACAGATTCAAAATCATTTGACTATACAGCAGCTAAAGTAGGAGTAGACCTTAAAAAAGTAATACCACATGAAAAAGGAAAGAGTACACTGACAGCAGGGGTAAGCTATACAAGAATATTTAGTATAGGACTGAATGCAAAATATACCCTTGAACTTGAAAGTGGAATGCTCTTTGATCTAAAGGGAACTTATGCAGTGGAAAGAGATTCACATAATGGTACAGGTAAAAACAAAATAAAAGGCGAATGGAT